From a region of the Chthonomonas sp. genome:
- a CDS encoding GNAT family N-acetyltransferase, whose translation MADGLEGERIRLVPLSRERHFENCLRWVNDLDVTEWLLISDEPTSHEAESEWFDRMLASDGRDIIFGVELLDGTHIGQSALHQVSKQNRTAQCGTLLDKAFWGKGFGTEASLLRARYAFDVLDLRMLISGYLEGNARTPRMLAKQGFEITGRIPQELWKRGAYRDHVLAVLTAEKFRELHGG comes from the coding sequence ATGGCCGACGGGTTGGAGGGTGAGAGAATTAGGCTGGTGCCGCTCAGTCGCGAGCGTCACTTCGAGAACTGCCTTCGTTGGGTGAACGATCTGGACGTCACCGAGTGGCTGCTCATCAGCGACGAGCCGACCTCGCACGAGGCCGAATCGGAGTGGTTTGACCGGATGCTCGCGAGCGACGGGCGTGACATCATCTTCGGGGTCGAACTTCTGGACGGTACCCACATTGGCCAGTCCGCGCTCCATCAAGTGAGCAAGCAGAATCGGACCGCCCAATGCGGCACGCTCCTCGACAAAGCCTTTTGGGGCAAGGGGTTCGGTACCGAGGCGTCCCTGCTGCGGGCGCGATACGCGTTCGACGTGCTCGACCTGCGGATGCTCATCAGCGGTTATCTGGAAGGGAATGCCAGGACTCCGCGGATGCTTGCCAAGCAGGGCTTTGAGATCACGGGTCGGATCCCGCAAGAGCTCTGGAAACGCGGGGCATACCGCGATCACGTGCTGGCGGTGCTGACTGCAGAGAAGTTCCGCGAACTGCACGGCGGGTGA
- a CDS encoding serine protease, whose protein sequence is MIHRALLSASLLFITVASAQALNAEEIYRKSSGSVMTLIVNDVKGQRVGNGTGFFISSDGLALTAYHVIRDAASIQARFEDGTVATVQGVIDTDETRDLALLKVTGSRFSFLTLRDALPSVGAEAFVIGAPKGLEFSITSGIVNQVRREDGMQTIQFSAPVSPGNSGSPLINSAGEAVGVVSYQRTDGQNLNFAVPTTYVSQLNRLGAIAKLPLKHAAQTVSATEKWKPTDFADTGLTLSLPRPLGVVDTTLDKDLEVIATSYRSSRIKTDELSLAITFFGFKKGQCPTVHDIAAEIQLDRKAGAMQLDGSVVENPALVAVEVPGADEAQSVITTSRMGRDVEIECATVIRKGTKLWLVVATTQVDSRAGMQQLDTISKSLKIK, encoded by the coding sequence ATGATCCACCGAGCCCTGCTATCCGCAAGTCTGCTGTTCATTACCGTCGCGTCGGCTCAGGCCCTCAATGCCGAAGAGATCTACCGCAAGTCCAGCGGCTCAGTCATGACCCTGATCGTGAATGATGTCAAAGGTCAACGCGTCGGCAACGGCACAGGCTTCTTCATCTCCAGTGACGGACTGGCCTTGACGGCCTATCACGTCATCCGCGATGCGGCATCCATTCAAGCGCGGTTTGAGGACGGCACGGTCGCGACGGTCCAGGGAGTGATTGACACCGACGAGACGCGCGATCTTGCGCTGCTGAAGGTCACGGGCTCACGATTTTCTTTCTTGACACTGCGCGATGCTCTGCCATCGGTGGGGGCTGAGGCGTTCGTGATCGGAGCACCCAAGGGGCTGGAGTTCTCCATCACGTCGGGGATCGTGAATCAGGTGCGGCGCGAAGACGGCATGCAGACGATCCAATTCAGTGCGCCGGTCTCGCCGGGCAACAGTGGTTCGCCGCTGATCAACAGCGCAGGCGAAGCGGTGGGGGTCGTGAGCTACCAGCGGACGGACGGGCAGAACCTGAATTTCGCCGTCCCGACGACGTACGTTTCGCAACTCAACCGCCTGGGGGCAATCGCCAAGCTCCCGCTCAAGCACGCCGCCCAAACGGTCAGTGCTACAGAGAAGTGGAAGCCGACGGACTTTGCCGATACGGGGCTGACCTTGAGCTTGCCGAGACCACTTGGAGTCGTGGATACCACGCTGGACAAAGACCTCGAGGTCATTGCGACGTCATACCGCAGCTCGCGCATCAAGACCGACGAGCTCTCCCTTGCGATCACGTTTTTTGGGTTCAAGAAGGGACAATGCCCGACGGTGCACGACATCGCAGCCGAGATCCAATTGGACCGCAAGGCGGGTGCCATGCAACTGGACGGCTCGGTGGTGGAGAATCCAGCGCTCGTGGCGGTCGAAGTGCCTGGGGCCGACGAGGCGCAGAGCGTCATCACGACGAGCCGCATGGGCCGCGATGTCGAGATCGAATGCGCCACGGTGATCCGCAAGGGGACAAAGCTCTGGCTGGTCGTCGCCACCACTCAGGTCGATTCGCGGGCGGGGATGCAACAACTCGATACCATCTCCAAATCGCTGAAGATCAAGTAG
- a CDS encoding YjfB family protein, giving the protein MRIDGANQAAIQALSQTGSSEELRQRLQAAVLKKSLDMQKDQAAELLRQTEGRGQVLDIRV; this is encoded by the coding sequence ATGAGAATCGATGGCGCGAATCAGGCAGCGATCCAGGCGCTGAGTCAGACGGGTAGCTCGGAAGAGCTCCGTCAGCGGCTCCAGGCCGCGGTCTTGAAGAAGTCTTTGGACATGCAGAAGGACCAAGCTGCAGAGCTTCTTCGACAGACCGAGGGAAGAGGCCAGGTTCTCGACATTCGCGTTTAG
- a CDS encoding sigma-70 family RNA polymerase sigma factor encodes MTNSASLDQSGIVIRSESEFRRFESLYERTRRRAFSMALQLTRNHVEAEDLVQDTYVKAWRAFDSYADGRPFLNWLLRIMQRAFLDLRRRENPIRRAESLNSMVSPVDGDVQEIIVADDSATPDQDYILQEFRAELHRALADLPDVYRDAITMCDLEELSYGEIAERQRTTIGTVRSRIHRGRKLLRTAVLKRGIQIP; translated from the coding sequence ATGACCAACTCTGCAAGCCTCGACCAGTCTGGAATCGTTATTCGATCTGAATCGGAATTTCGCCGATTCGAATCGTTGTACGAACGTACGCGTCGCCGAGCTTTCAGCATGGCCCTCCAACTCACGCGAAACCACGTCGAAGCGGAGGACCTGGTGCAGGACACGTACGTGAAGGCTTGGCGCGCCTTCGACTCGTACGCCGATGGCCGACCGTTCCTGAACTGGCTGCTCCGCATCATGCAGCGAGCTTTCCTGGACCTGCGCCGACGCGAAAATCCGATTCGCCGAGCCGAGTCGTTGAACTCCATGGTGAGCCCAGTCGACGGCGACGTGCAGGAGATCATCGTTGCCGACGATTCGGCGACTCCTGACCAAGACTACATTCTTCAGGAGTTCCGGGCCGAACTGCATCGCGCACTGGCCGATTTGCCCGATGTGTATCGCGATGCAATCACGATGTGCGATCTGGAAGAGCTGAGCTACGGCGAGATCGCCGAACGCCAGCGCACCACGATCGGTACCGTCCGTTCGCGCATCCACCGCGGCCGCAAGCTGCTTCGCACGGCAGTCCTGAAGCGCGGCATACAAATTCCATAA
- a CDS encoding dCMP deaminase family protein: MQIAHLVATRATCQRRSVGAVIVREKRILATGYNGAPRGLGHCPSEGPLHDWPLGCMRAGHCIRSLHAEQNALLQAAMIGIACEGASMYVTCQPCNTCAKMIINAGITKVIYEGEYPDEFSIELFRDANLELYQFGDDTLTKVALS, from the coding sequence ATGCAGATCGCGCATCTGGTCGCGACCCGAGCGACCTGCCAGCGCCGATCGGTCGGTGCGGTAATCGTCCGCGAGAAACGCATCCTCGCCACCGGCTACAACGGCGCACCACGAGGCCTCGGTCACTGCCCTTCCGAAGGACCCCTGCACGACTGGCCCCTGGGCTGCATGCGCGCCGGACACTGCATCCGTTCGCTCCACGCCGAGCAGAACGCCCTGCTCCAAGCTGCCATGATCGGGATCGCTTGCGAAGGCGCTTCCATGTACGTCACCTGCCAACCGTGCAACACCTGCGCAAAAATGATCATTAACGCGGGCATCACAAAGGTCATCTACGAAGGCGAGTACCCCGATGAGTTCTCTATCGAGCTCTTCCGCGATGCGAACCTTGAGCTCTATCAATTCGGCGACGACACGCTAACCAAGGTGGCGCTCTCGTGA
- a CDS encoding undecaprenyl/decaprenyl-phosphate alpha-N-acetylglucosaminyl 1-phosphate transferase: protein MSSLVQLLAAATPRDRFLDGFRYPFLALVIAATVAWFLTPLVRKVAIDRGVIDDPKADDRRVHTEPIPRWGGIAIYAGILASLAAVLPFAYPHKPFPVYLVGILVCGAVIVVMGALDDLYKYSAKVQLLYIIGLAVAVQFFIGPAGQVQIHGFQPFWGKDLPWVDFAWATVPLTAIYIFLITKTMDTIDGIDGLAAGIAAISSSTLAIIAVFSEQPRVALVCAATGGAALGFLRHNYNPARIFMGTGGAQLLGFMLASLTIVGAIKTAAAVALIIPVLVFGVPVFDAAFVVFRRILHRQPITQADKRHLHHTLMSRGLNQRQTVWILYSLAMLLCAILLVTVRTLG from the coding sequence GTGAGTTCCCTCGTCCAACTCCTGGCTGCTGCCACACCCCGCGACCGGTTTCTCGACGGCTTTCGCTATCCGTTCCTGGCTCTGGTTATCGCGGCTACCGTCGCCTGGTTCCTGACGCCGCTCGTGCGCAAAGTCGCCATTGACCGCGGAGTCATTGATGACCCCAAGGCTGACGACCGCCGGGTCCACACCGAGCCGATCCCTCGCTGGGGTGGCATCGCTATCTACGCGGGCATCCTCGCGTCGCTCGCCGCGGTGCTCCCGTTTGCCTATCCCCACAAACCGTTCCCCGTCTATCTCGTGGGCATCCTAGTGTGCGGCGCGGTCATCGTGGTCATGGGAGCGCTCGATGACCTATACAAATACTCAGCCAAGGTCCAACTGCTCTACATCATTGGCCTCGCCGTCGCCGTCCAGTTCTTCATTGGGCCTGCGGGTCAGGTTCAAATCCACGGGTTCCAACCGTTCTGGGGCAAGGATTTGCCGTGGGTCGATTTCGCTTGGGCCACCGTCCCGCTGACCGCCATCTACATCTTCTTGATCACCAAGACGATGGACACCATCGACGGGATCGACGGCCTGGCAGCGGGCATCGCTGCGATCTCAAGCTCGACTCTGGCGATCATCGCCGTCTTTAGCGAACAACCGCGGGTCGCGCTGGTCTGCGCCGCCACCGGCGGGGCCGCACTCGGTTTTCTGCGCCACAACTACAATCCCGCACGCATCTTCATGGGCACAGGCGGCGCGCAACTGCTCGGGTTCATGCTCGCCTCGCTCACGATTGTCGGCGCGATCAAGACCGCCGCGGCGGTCGCACTCATCATTCCTGTCCTGGTCTTCGGAGTCCCCGTCTTCGATGCCGCATTTGTGGTCTTCCGCCGCATCCTGCACCGCCAGCCGATCACGCAGGCCGACAAACGGCACCTGCACCATACGCTGATGAGCCGCGGGCTGAACCAGCGCCAAACAGTGTGGATTCTGTACTCACTCGCCATGCTGCTGTGCGCGATCCTGCTCGTCACGGTGAGAACTCTTGGCTAA
- the wecB gene encoding UDP-N-acetylglucosamine 2-epimerase (non-hydrolyzing) has translation MAKPRIVCVVGTRPDTIKSAPVIQELRRYQHVCETVVIATGQHREMLAQALETFDIVPNVDFAVMTPGQTLADITTRTLSQLDRYLAEHEAQIVLAQGDTTTTFVAGLAAFYRQIPFGHIEAGLRTPTIWSPFPEEFNRRAVGMFAALHFAPTTESADNLRKEGITAGLHVTGNTGIDAVRQVAERSTAQWADDHPGRVILLTTHRRENWGAPQRAIARAARALLDAFPDTLLIAAMHRNPAVREILRDELGAHPRAQLIEPPEYADFVKLMQRAHLILTDSGGVQEEAPAFGRPVLVLRETTERPEGVDAGVAKLVGADYDTIVRSGSELLSDPTAYAAMSQAQSPYGDGRAAQRIRYLVLRFLGIDAEPEAMWDSSKPSSTA, from the coding sequence TTGGCTAAGCCACGCATTGTCTGCGTCGTGGGCACCCGCCCGGACACGATCAAGTCTGCGCCGGTCATCCAAGAGCTTCGGCGCTACCAGCACGTTTGCGAGACCGTCGTCATCGCCACCGGCCAGCACCGAGAGATGCTCGCCCAAGCGCTAGAAACCTTCGACATCGTCCCGAACGTGGACTTCGCGGTTATGACACCGGGCCAGACGCTCGCCGACATTACCACCCGAACGCTCTCGCAGCTGGATCGCTACCTCGCCGAGCACGAAGCCCAGATCGTGCTTGCTCAGGGCGACACCACCACCACCTTCGTCGCCGGCCTCGCAGCGTTTTACCGCCAGATACCGTTCGGCCATATCGAGGCGGGTCTTCGCACGCCAACCATCTGGAGCCCGTTCCCCGAGGAGTTCAACCGCCGCGCAGTGGGGATGTTCGCTGCCCTCCACTTCGCTCCCACCACCGAATCCGCGGACAATTTGCGCAAAGAGGGCATCACTGCCGGACTGCACGTCACCGGGAACACGGGGATTGATGCCGTACGCCAGGTCGCGGAGCGCTCCACCGCGCAGTGGGCCGACGACCACCCAGGCCGGGTCATCCTGCTCACCACCCATCGTCGCGAAAACTGGGGTGCGCCCCAACGGGCCATCGCGCGCGCTGCGCGCGCGCTCCTCGATGCTTTCCCCGACACGCTCCTGATCGCCGCCATGCACCGCAACCCCGCCGTGCGTGAGATTCTGCGCGACGAGCTAGGAGCCCACCCGCGCGCCCAGCTCATCGAGCCGCCCGAGTACGCCGACTTTGTGAAGCTCATGCAGCGCGCCCACCTGATCCTCACCGACTCCGGCGGAGTTCAAGAGGAGGCACCCGCGTTCGGTCGACCAGTACTGGTGCTGCGCGAAACGACCGAGCGGCCCGAGGGTGTCGATGCTGGAGTCGCCAAACTCGTGGGCGCAGACTACGACACCATTGTTCGGAGCGGCTCGGAACTCCTGTCCGATCCTACCGCTTACGCCGCCATGTCCCAGGCCCAGAGCCCCTATGGCGATGGGCGTGCCGCACAACGAATTCGGTATCTTGTCCTTCGGTTCCTGGGAATCGACGCGGAACCGGAGGCCATGTGGGATTCTTCCAAGCCATCGTCTACGGCATAG
- a CDS encoding undecaprenyl-diphosphate phosphatase, which yields MGFFQAIVYGIVQGIAEWLPISSTAHLRVVPALLGWPDPGAAFTAVIQLGTLLAVLIYFRNDLGKALMAWVRSIGDPAQRRTVEGKMGWAIFFGTLPIVICGLLFQHDIKGSLRSLNVVAVMLIVVGIVMLIAERFGKQRRGIEDVTVKDGIIVGLWQAVALIPGASRSGSTISGSLFSGFDRGTAARFSFLLSVPSIFAAGLKELWEIRHDIAGPMLGPIVVATIVSFIVGYASIAWLIGYLQRRSTGIFVAYRIALGILLLALISAGKLDPNAGIAPEVPSVSTTR from the coding sequence GTGGGATTCTTCCAAGCCATCGTCTACGGCATAGTTCAGGGCATCGCCGAATGGCTGCCGATCAGCAGCACCGCGCACTTGCGCGTCGTGCCTGCCCTGCTTGGTTGGCCCGATCCTGGTGCTGCGTTCACGGCTGTCATCCAGTTGGGCACGCTCCTGGCGGTGCTGATCTACTTCAGAAACGATCTGGGCAAGGCACTCATGGCCTGGGTCCGATCCATCGGCGACCCGGCTCAGCGCCGCACCGTCGAAGGAAAGATGGGATGGGCCATCTTCTTTGGCACCCTGCCGATTGTCATCTGCGGACTCCTCTTCCAGCACGATATCAAGGGTTCGCTACGCTCCTTGAACGTAGTTGCCGTCATGCTAATCGTCGTGGGCATCGTCATGCTTATCGCCGAGCGGTTCGGCAAGCAGCGGCGCGGCATCGAGGACGTCACCGTCAAGGACGGCATCATCGTCGGGTTGTGGCAAGCCGTCGCGTTGATCCCAGGTGCGAGCCGCAGCGGTAGCACCATCAGCGGAAGCCTCTTCAGCGGATTTGACCGCGGCACCGCGGCCCGTTTCTCGTTCCTACTGAGCGTTCCCAGCATCTTCGCCGCCGGGCTAAAGGAGCTGTGGGAGATCCGCCACGACATCGCGGGTCCGATGCTCGGCCCGATCGTCGTCGCCACCATCGTCTCGTTCATCGTCGGTTACGCCAGCATAGCGTGGCTCATCGGTTACCTGCAACGGCGCTCCACCGGCATCTTCGTGGCCTATCGCATCGCGCTCGGCATCTTGCTCCTCGCGCTCATCAGCGCTGGAAAGCTCGACCCGAACGCCGGAATCGCCCCAGAGGTCCCTAGTGTTTCGACGACGCGTTAA
- a CDS encoding aminoacyl-tRNA hydrolase, with translation MFRRRVKEPAAQPEWLIVGLGNPGPQYSGTRHNVGFEAIDQLAERAKIRIADRRFQAVFGVGNVGGSPIMLAKPMTYMNLSGQAVAALLRHTNLTPDRLVVITDDLDLDPGRVRMKPHGGAGGHNGHRSIISSLGTDRYARIKVGIGKGDHSGRDHVLSTFTPDERALLREAMQTLCEGIEILVQQGMNHALTKVNTASNH, from the coding sequence GTGTTTCGACGACGCGTTAAGGAGCCTGCCGCGCAGCCCGAGTGGCTGATCGTCGGACTGGGCAACCCTGGACCGCAGTACAGCGGCACCCGTCACAACGTAGGATTCGAGGCGATCGACCAGCTCGCCGAGCGCGCCAAAATCCGGATCGCCGACCGTAGATTTCAAGCGGTTTTTGGCGTCGGTAACGTTGGTGGCAGCCCGATCATGCTCGCCAAGCCGATGACTTATATGAACCTCAGTGGCCAGGCAGTTGCCGCGCTGCTGCGCCACACCAATCTAACCCCCGACCGTCTGGTGGTTATCACCGACGACCTTGACCTTGACCCAGGCCGTGTTCGAATGAAGCCACACGGAGGCGCGGGCGGCCACAACGGCCACCGCAGCATCATCAGCAGCCTGGGGACGGATCGATACGCACGCATCAAAGTCGGTATCGGCAAAGGTGATCACTCGGGCCGGGACCACGTGCTGAGCACTTTCACCCCGGACGAACGTGCGCTGCTGCGCGAGGCGATGCAAACCCTCTGCGAAGGGATCGAAATCCTTGTCCAGCAAGGCATGAATCATGCTCTGACGAAGGTCAATACTGCTTCAAACCACTAG
- a CDS encoding alpha-ketoglutarate-dependent dioxygenase AlkB translates to MKPMRSLFDDPLPAEGLDLVPNFVQHQTELLHTIDTQSWITDLTRRVQHYGWRYDYRSRAVDQHAYLGPLPEFLQVLAVRLHDEGRMASIPDQAIVNEYLPGQGIAAHIDCEPCFGPQLATLSLGDDYPMRFTHVASGDAFEIWLPQRSVCIMSGPARYEWRHEIAKRKSDALSGARKQRKRRVSVTFRTVTRVRGT, encoded by the coding sequence ATGAAACCGATGCGCTCCCTCTTCGATGACCCGCTCCCGGCTGAAGGGCTGGACCTCGTTCCGAACTTCGTGCAGCATCAGACCGAGTTGTTGCATACCATTGACACGCAATCGTGGATCACCGATCTGACGCGCCGGGTGCAACACTACGGCTGGCGATACGACTATCGATCGCGGGCGGTCGACCAGCATGCTTACCTCGGCCCCCTGCCCGAATTCCTTCAGGTTCTCGCCGTCCGTTTGCACGACGAAGGGCGGATGGCGTCCATCCCGGACCAAGCCATCGTCAACGAGTACCTGCCCGGTCAAGGCATCGCGGCCCATATCGACTGCGAGCCGTGCTTCGGACCGCAGCTTGCAACGCTGTCGCTCGGCGACGACTATCCGATGCGCTTCACCCACGTCGCATCGGGGGACGCCTTCGAGATCTGGCTTCCGCAACGCTCAGTGTGCATCATGTCCGGACCAGCCCGATACGAATGGCGGCACGAGATCGCCAAGCGCAAATCCGATGCCTTGAGCGGAGCACGCAAGCAGCGGAAGCGAAGAGTCTCCGTCACGTTCCGAACCGTGACCAGGGTTCGTGGCACGTAG
- a CDS encoding SDR family oxidoreductase yields the protein MLLEGKKGLVLNVVNKNSIGWAIAEAAAAHGASVGVGAQNERMLEGVSKLIGDNAAYAPFVVDFSDEAQLEQLARDVAVTYGKIDFLVHSAAFAKREDLAGRFIDTSRDGFQIAMDVSCYSLVALCRHLEPILNDDASVIALSYLGSVRAVGNYNVMGVAKAALESAVRYLSQDLGTRGIRVNTLSPGPINTVAARGVKDLGSMIDHVKDKAPLKRDFAQPEVGQNAVYLLSDLSRGVTGQVVYIDNGYNIVAM from the coding sequence ATGCTGTTGGAAGGGAAGAAGGGTCTCGTCCTGAACGTCGTGAACAAGAACTCGATCGGATGGGCTATCGCCGAAGCGGCTGCCGCACACGGCGCGAGCGTCGGCGTGGGGGCGCAGAACGAGCGCATGCTAGAGGGAGTCTCCAAGCTCATCGGCGACAACGCCGCATACGCCCCGTTCGTCGTCGATTTCTCCGACGAGGCGCAGTTGGAGCAGTTGGCGCGCGACGTTGCGGTGACCTACGGCAAGATTGACTTCCTCGTTCACAGTGCCGCGTTCGCAAAGCGCGAGGACCTGGCGGGGCGCTTCATCGATACCAGCCGCGATGGGTTCCAGATCGCCATGGATGTGAGTTGTTACTCGCTGGTGGCCCTTTGCCGACACCTGGAGCCGATCCTGAACGACGATGCCAGTGTGATCGCGCTCAGCTATCTGGGCAGTGTGCGCGCGGTGGGGAACTACAACGTGATGGGTGTCGCCAAGGCTGCACTTGAATCGGCGGTGCGCTACCTGAGCCAGGATCTGGGAACGCGGGGGATCCGGGTGAATACCCTCAGCCCGGGACCGATCAACACGGTCGCGGCGCGCGGCGTCAAGGACCTGGGTTCCATGATCGACCACGTGAAGGACAAGGCACCGCTGAAGCGCGACTTTGCCCAGCCCGAGGTCGGCCAGAACGCCGTCTACCTGCTGAGCGATCTGAGCCGCGGCGTGACCGGTCAGGTCGTGTACATTGATAACGGTTACAACATCGTAGCCATGTAG
- a CDS encoding ATP-dependent DNA helicase, with amino-acid sequence MALLPGAEVHLSTMGELSANELIDLAYQRLLARPGFVLREDQRQVSLLLSDCIAEGSRGAFEAPTGLGKSLACLIPAIAHALANNTRVIIATYTNILAEQYWRTDLPLALSLFDSAPKTSFLIGRTRYACMAALQETNHDAADAMALHAELGIESEFRKIVNLKPRENAALWSAVSTPPVCPGRLCDLYSSCYYYRARRQAEKAEVVITNHSVVLQDALMRRASESALSLLGNYGYVIFDEAHDLLQSVPNALEFELSEAKLNLMMSLSAKIERAMENAANAAKAQGVLHALCEGFRKDLTEAAGRLRTYQSCLGAPGILSVSPESLRDHPQIKSRLQLSRLEIAEAVALEVADTMERFTAACQELVRGWEMEGRIDPNLASSATDSILNYDVFLRDFALGCRTLFTQDVTGITYVDSVQAEPRIRYDVIDFAPLLQELLWDVKPAACMSATLAIDGSLEFFNDSLGFTPDFLEILPSPFDFSTQAALYAPAPGAIPDPSEARKLGQESQYFDAIARELTEIITLMRGRTLALFHSRREMEEVHRRMRLSEEYPILMQSTRSASYVGEQFKKNIASSLFALRSFWTGFDAPGETLSCVALVRVPFQVPVDPAQVAKHAWLQQAGKSSFSQWTLPHAKMLVRQGVGRLIRNDQDRGLICLLDPRIRGKQYGAEILENLPPGMREYSDVSDAIGWLGLG; translated from the coding sequence ATGGCACTCTTACCGGGTGCGGAGGTACACCTTTCAACCATGGGGGAACTCTCGGCCAACGAGCTGATCGATCTAGCGTATCAGCGACTGCTGGCCCGCCCCGGATTCGTGCTGCGAGAAGATCAGCGTCAGGTGTCGTTGCTCCTGAGCGACTGCATAGCCGAAGGCTCACGCGGGGCGTTCGAGGCTCCGACCGGACTGGGCAAGTCGCTGGCGTGCCTGATCCCCGCCATCGCCCACGCACTGGCGAACAACACGCGCGTCATCATCGCAACGTACACCAACATCCTAGCCGAACAGTACTGGCGCACCGATCTGCCGCTCGCCCTAAGCCTTTTCGATTCCGCCCCCAAGACGTCGTTCCTCATCGGTCGGACCCGCTACGCATGTATGGCGGCCTTGCAAGAAACCAACCACGACGCTGCCGACGCCATGGCGCTGCACGCCGAACTGGGCATCGAATCTGAGTTTCGCAAGATCGTGAACCTGAAACCGCGAGAGAATGCCGCCCTGTGGAGCGCAGTCTCGACTCCCCCGGTCTGCCCTGGGCGCCTGTGCGACTTGTACTCATCGTGCTACTACTACCGCGCGCGACGTCAGGCCGAGAAAGCAGAGGTGGTGATCACAAACCACAGCGTAGTGCTGCAAGACGCCCTGATGCGCCGCGCCAGCGAGAGTGCACTCTCGCTGCTGGGCAACTACGGATACGTGATCTTCGACGAAGCCCATGACCTGCTCCAATCGGTTCCGAACGCGCTAGAGTTTGAACTGAGCGAAGCGAAGCTGAATCTAATGATGAGCTTGAGCGCGAAGATCGAGCGCGCCATGGAGAACGCAGCCAATGCGGCCAAAGCTCAGGGGGTGCTGCACGCCCTCTGCGAGGGCTTCAGGAAGGATCTGACCGAGGCAGCTGGTCGACTTCGCACGTACCAAAGCTGTCTCGGCGCTCCAGGCATCTTGTCCGTCTCACCGGAGTCGCTGCGCGATCACCCACAGATCAAGAGTCGCCTCCAGCTCTCGCGGCTAGAGATCGCCGAGGCGGTCGCGCTCGAAGTCGCCGACACGATGGAGCGATTCACCGCTGCTTGCCAAGAGTTGGTTCGCGGATGGGAGATGGAGGGACGGATCGACCCGAATCTAGCGAGCAGTGCCACCGATTCAATCCTCAACTACGACGTCTTCTTGCGTGATTTTGCACTTGGTTGTCGTACTTTGTTTACGCAAGATGTCACAGGCATCACCTATGTTGATTCGGTGCAAGCAGAGCCGCGAATCCGGTACGACGTCATCGACTTTGCTCCACTACTACAGGAACTGCTCTGGGACGTGAAACCGGCGGCGTGCATGTCTGCCACGTTGGCGATCGATGGAAGTTTGGAGTTTTTCAACGATTCCCTTGGTTTCACCCCCGATTTCCTGGAGATTCTGCCAAGCCCATTTGACTTTTCGACGCAAGCAGCACTTTACGCTCCTGCCCCGGGTGCGATACCGGACCCATCGGAAGCGCGCAAGCTGGGGCAAGAATCACAGTACTTCGACGCCATCGCCCGCGAACTGACGGAGATCATCACACTGATGCGCGGACGCACCCTGGCCCTGTTCCACTCGCGACGTGAAATGGAAGAGGTCCACCGAAGGATGCGGCTCTCAGAGGAGTATCCTATTTTGATGCAGTCGACTCGCTCTGCATCGTACGTGGGTGAGCAGTTCAAAAAGAATATTGCGTCATCGCTCTTCGCGCTACGCAGCTTCTGGACCGGGTTCGATGCGCCCGGCGAGACGCTCTCGTGCGTCGCACTCGTCCGGGTCCCGTTCCAGGTCCCCGTCGATCCCGCGCAGGTGGCCAAGCACGCTTGGCTACAGCAGGCTGGGAAAAGCAGCTTCTCGCAATGGACTCTGCCACACGCCAAAATGCTTGTGAGGCAGGGCGTCGGACGACTCATCCGAAACGACCAGGATCGGGGGCTGATCTGCCTGCTCGACCCGCGCATCCGCGGCAAACAGTACGGCGCGGAAATCCTGGAGAATCTCCCGCCTGGCATGCGTGAGTACAGCGACGTCAGCGACGCGATCGGATGGCTCGGGCTGGGTTAG